From one Pempheris klunzingeri isolate RE-2024b chromosome 9, fPemKlu1.hap1, whole genome shotgun sequence genomic stretch:
- the c1qtnf2 gene encoding complement C1q tumor necrosis factor-related protein 2 produces the protein MPKGHNFSTANIMHQICAMFCLLSVVLTQSTYASPKGGHNITIHSSQLVCSLPGPPGPPGNPGAPGSPGAMGPMGPPGKDGPDGKDGEKGEKGDGGDSGRLGNPGKPGVKGREGVIGKAGPRGLKGQRGAAGIAGKGGQKGDVGDVGEQGAAGGCNCGSAARSAFSVAVTKSYPKERLPIRFSRILLNEGNHYNASSGKFVCAIPGVYYFTYDITLANKHLAIGLVHNGQYKIKTFDANTGNHDVASGSTVLHLQQSDHVWLQIFYSEQNGLFFDPFWTDSTFTGFLIYADQDYLIEADRKANAQDDS, from the exons ATGCCCAAGGGTCATAACTTCTCAACTG CGAACATCATGCACCAGATATGCGCGATGTTCTGTTTGCTGTCAGTTGTCCTCACCCAGTCGACATATGCCTCACCCAAGGGAGGTCACAACATCACTATCCACTCCTCCCAGCTGGTCTGCAGTCTGCCAGGTCCACCCGGGCCTCCCGGGAACCCCGGAGCCCCTGGATCACCTGGGGCCATGGGGCCCATGGGCCCCCCAGGGAAGGATGGCCCGGACgggaaggatggagagaagggagagaagggagatgGAG GTGACTCGGGGAGGCTCGGGAACCCAGGCAAGCCAGGTGTGAAAGGACGTGAAGGTGTGATCGGCAAGGCTGGACCTCGAGGGTTGAAGGGACAACGAGGAGCAGCGGGGATAGCTGGGAAAGGAGGACAAAAAGGAGACGTGGGTGACGTGGGTGAgcaaggagctgctggaggctgCAACTGTGGCAGTGCAGCACGCTCGGCCTTCTCTGTGGCAGTGACAAAAAGCTACCCTAAAGAACGACTGCCCATCCGCTTCAGCCGGATCCTGCTGAACGAAGGAAATCACTACAACGCCAGCAGTGGGAAGTTTGTCTGTGCCATCCCCGGGGTCTATTATTTCACATATGACATCACTCTGGCTAATAAGCACCTGGCCATCGGGCTGGTCCACAACGGACAGTACAAGATCAAGACATTTGATGCAAATACAGGGAACCACGACGTGGCGTCTGGCTCTACTgttctccacctgcagcagtCAGACCATGTCTGGCTGCAGATCTTCTACTCCGAGCAGAACGGACTCTTCTTTGACCCTTTCTGGACAGACAGCACCTTCACTGGCTTTCTTATCTACGCTGACCAGGACTATCTCATCGAGGCTGATAGAAAAGCTAATGCTCAGGATGACAGTTAA